CTGTGTTGGCATAGCCAAACCATTAATGgaaatatttcccttttgagGAAGAAGTGTCTTGTTTATGTGAGcaattagtttttttccccctcatgacACCAGGACTGGACTATAATGGCCACACCCAGAAATTATTTTACATAGTGTATAAATGCTGCTTATCTTACGGTATAATTGTGTTAtaaatgcttttattgtagtttgtaattttaaactattttttatgcagtgtaataaataaaactttgaCATTATTTCCTATTttgtatacatgtttttttcttcttcatgtaTTGTGGTTAGAGATTGCATCACTAGGGAGCACCGAAGGGGTTAAATAAGGTACATCAGGTGTTGagcttcctcctccctcctcttaaAAGAGTTTTGGTTCGCCTGGAGACCGTGCGACCCGAGGGGTAGCAGATGGAGTACATTtgatcacacacatttatttttccgTCAAGCCACGCTCGTACGTGGCTCATCATGTGAGGATAGCAGTTGTTTTTGGGTGGGACATGGATGACCTGGATGGCTCCTGGTCGGTGTCCCTGCAGGCAGCAGCGGCCAACGCGAGCTGGCCGCAGGGCGCGGGGCCCGGCGTGTCCGGGCAGACGCAGCTGCTCCTGGAGATCCTCATGGTGCTGATGTGTTTGGGCGCTGTGACAGGTACACAATTAAACTGCTGccattttatggatttttttttaaagcatcaacAAAGCATCTGACTTTTTCTAATGTATGTTAGGTTCTACTTATTTAAACACACTGTCCCGCTTAAAGCTCCATCTGGGATCCATAGGCTACTGTTAAGCAAAAGCACATAAAATCAacattatagttttttttgttcagcaCCTTAATGATGTTACACGAATAACACAGTGACCGACTCCAATTTCATTGCTGCACAAATGGAAAATTATCCATATCTCCATGCATCATTTCAGATGTAATTCGGCAAGCAATAATTGTATTTTGGCAGTTCATGGGATCTTGGCCAAAGTTCTAGTAAGTCCCCCTTTATAAAtgaattattgtttttgtgGTGAATTATGTGGTTAATAAACCATGTACTAATGATCTAACGATCAGTCTGCTATAAAGGGATTTTTGGGTTGCCAAGTTGTGAAATATCCCATTGTCTGGTGATTTTCCTCCAGCAGGGCATTTGCAGTGTCTTTTTTATTAGCTCTTTAATTAATCAGAAATATACAATGCAACATTGAGTCCTgaccttctgaaaaagaactGCAGAGCCTCAGGAACCaatatgtatttattgctgaaatgtaaacattttcatcaAAAGACTTGACATTTGAAGCTACAtggtttatttaaaagttatacCCATTTTACTTTATTAATGACTTGCTAACATTTATGACTGCAGGCTTGATGCATAATTATAAAGTCAGATGATCATGACCTTTTGGTATTGACTTTGTTGACATTTGAAACAAAGGGTACTCGCTACTGCTCAGTTAACTGTGATGGGCtcagcatttttcttttgcttgttTCCTTGTTATTCAGAACTATTTAGATCAAATTAAGACACTTTTCTGAATTCAATTATTAAATAACTGGTTTGCTAGTGTTTGGATTTGTGTCTCTATTGCTGGGTTACAGATGGAAAAGATGTATGTGTGGCCTAAAATTCAACTAGCCTGACCTCTGTGTCATTGTGTTTCTTTGTAGGTAATATTCTTGTCATTGTTATTGTGGCTGCAACCAAGACTTTCCACTCGGTGGCGTCAGTGCTGATTATGAACCTGGCCATCAGTGACCTCCTGGTGGGCGTTGGAGTGATGCCTTTTGTTGCTTTGTCCATCATGAACCGTGGATGGGTGGATTGTACTGTACGTCATCACTGTCTAGTACTATAACATGCTTAACAGTCATGCAACAACACAGCAGTGTAGTCTTGTATTGCCAGATCTATCTCCACAGCTCTGCGAAGGAAAGTCTGGCCACACAACACTCCTGAATAGGAGAATAAACGGTTAGGTCaggggttgtttgcatttctttaaaccaatcacaatcgtctttaGCGGCGACAAGCTCCAGACACAGCGAGCgaggctctgcaaaatagtcttgagAGGGAactttttttggtggaacatttgcaaaatatataaaatgtaatgtaaaatgtaacataaaatattagataaagttaactgttcacacaatacagtaacttGAGCTATTTCAATTAGCTgaatacatggttaaacgtaatttCCACCTACCAGTCAATAGCcttgtgtattttgtccatatCAAATCCCCgtcaatcggtcccaaaacacCCCAGTTGGAGAGTAAAGgccataaacatattctttttaaatctttaccaaaatgaaaaaaatgtaaatcttaCCGCTCCCCAAACAATagaagcaggcctgccttgttgtaCGATCCAAATTTTCCTTAAAGCTTACTACTGATGACGGAGGTTTAAAGTTaactcaaagaaagcagaaagtgaGGGACATCCTGCGGAATTTCTGGCGGCAGCGGAACTATCCCGTAAAGGATCTTCGATGTAGACTACAGCATTAGACAGCAACTGAACACCTATATCCCTTGGAGTTAGTACACATGTGATGACATTCTGTCTTTCTCCTGTCTGACAGGACCTCTGTCTGTACGTGGGCTACACCTCCTCTGTTTACTGTACAGCTTCCGTACTGACATTGGCAGCTATTGCCCTCGACCGCTACCACTCCATCGTGGACTGCCTGCGGTACAGCTCCCGCTGCACCCTGTGGAGGACCTGTGCTGTGGTCCTGTGGATCTGGCTGCAGGCCCTGATCACCAGTTTTCCTCCCCTGCTGGGCTGGAGCTCTGTCAGCTATGTGGTTCCCATGTACAGCTGTGCTGTCAACTGGGCCAGCAGTCCCAGCTACACGACTTTCATGGCTGCCCTCTCCTACCTCATACCGGCAGTGGTCATCCTCTTTTGCTACGTGAACATTGTCAAGGTGGCCCGCAGCCATGCCAGGAGGATTCATACATTGGAGGACTCTGTACAGCGCAGCAGGAATCCAAGCTTCGCCAGTGGGGATTCGTCTCACCAGCACTGTGGGAGCCTCCACAGCCCCTCGAGACTGATTTATCATGTAAGTGGACAGTTTGTGTCTGAGGTCAGCACAGAAGAAGGGAATTATATCAGCCCTACTCGTCCTGATTCTGCGACAGAGCAGAATAACCCTCCATCCAGACGTTTGTTCTCCTTCCTGTTTCAGAGCACCTCCCAGCCATCGCTGCAGCACCATAACCATCATGGAGTGCTGCGTCTCTTCCTGGTCATCTCGGCCTTCTTCCTCTGCTGGACACCTTACATAGGCGTGGCCCTGGTTCAGGCAACAGAAACTGCAATCTCAGGCCAATCCAGCCTCGTCCCACCGTCTGCTGTTACCTTTTCGTACTGGCTGGTGTTGctaaactctgacatcaatCCACTGCTGTACGCTCTACTTAGCAAACGATTCCAGGGTGCTTTTCAGGGACTGAGGCAAAAAATAAGAGCGCGGTTGGGGTGTGCGGTGGGTAGGGAAAGGGGTTTCAGGGCAGAGGGAGAAGAATGCAGGAGAAGCAACCCCTGCACTCTTACCACCACCCACCCTGGCCCACCTTCCTCTGAGAGTTCCACCTGTAATGCCTCCCTGTATTCCTCCTCCATTTTTACTGTTAGCACTGACTTCAAACATCACTCTGAGGAGCATCTTTGCAAAGTGTGTCACCATGAAAATACCTTCCCATCATGCTCCATGTGGCAAGATGCTGGTGGTGAAGGTAGAGTGGAGTGCCTGCAGGTTCCCTCTCGGCCGCAAGAGGGCAACAGTTTACCTTTCTCGGCTCTGACCCAGGAGCGTCAGGCCACTTTCTTCTACGGACAGATTACCGTCAGAGTAGAGCATGATGTTTGCTAGTCTGATATCTGCagatgttgttgatgttgtttttgttattgattaatctgttgattatttgctcagttaattgattaatcatttggGCAATACAATGTCAGATAGATTCCACCACAATTTCCCAAAGCCCAGGTTGGCATATTTACTGTGCTTGTTTGGTCCTACCTCATAAACCCAAATATATTAACTTTAATATTAAAGAAGAccagcaaatattcacatttgtgAAGCATgaataaatgattgttttgggcattttttgcaaaaataaagacttgtaaaatgaaaatatttttctgTCTATCAACAAATAGATTAATCAATCATTTCATATGTAAAATAACATATACGACATATTCAAATACCTTGTTTTCTCTGTCCCATGttccaaaaccccaaaatattctAAAAAGTATCATAATAAGAACAAGAAAAGCTGCAAAGCCTCATATCTGAGAAACTGACACCATATTTCaagtatttttgcttgaaatatGACTAAGAAGATCATCAATATGGCTGCACATTCATTTATACCCATTGATGTATCAACTAACTGTTNNNNNNNNNNCTGAGATCAGTAATAGTGAAGCACAGAACTACTGGACAACCctgaggaaaaaacaaacctgGACAAGGAAATGTATTGAAAAGAAATCTTTTATATAGTACATGTGATTACACTTGAAGACACCCAACAGTAGATCTACTAAACCCATCATTTATTCACGCTCTAAATATTTCTTCCTCAAATGTGATAATCATATGTTGCATCTCAGTGTAAAAATCATCATTCCTTACAAAGGTTTACATTTATGTCTATCAATAATTCCAGAGGAATACAATATTATAATTTATTGTCATAGAGCATGACAATGGGAAACAGTGCTAATGTATTCTAttgcaaaacaaagaaaaggcaGTGAAGTGGACTTCAGCTGTATCTgctcatacagtacatgtgcatgCTCGTCCTGCAGATTTCACTCACTGTGCCCTGGAAGTAAGATAGAAaccaaatgcaaaataaaaaataataataataaataaaaaaaagtcctgtACGATGCGTCAAGAGTTAGCTCCAAAAAACGTCGGTCAGGTGGGAACAAGAAGGATCCAGTAGTATTAAAGAGTGTCTCTGAAGCAGTCTGTAGTGGCACTGTAAAATACAGATGGCACGTAGCGAGCATGTGTGGTCAAGTGATGTTCATACATTCACAACAAGGCAGAGTTTCCACCAGTCACTTTACAAGGCCTGTGCCTCAGTCGCTCTCAGGTTCGTTTAAGTTCTTAACTTGCCTCGGAAATGTGATGGAAACAGATACACTAAGAATATTTGTTGTTTGGCAGAGAGCCAAGTTGGACAAATGGGCGCCATTCTCATCTGTCAGATCATCTCTCCTCAATCCACAGTGAGGCCGTTTTCATCTACTGTCTCTTATTTTCTCCAGGGAAATACATGTAACTGGTAATTGCTGAAGATTAGTTTGTGTGGATAAGTCTAGAAAGTTATGATAGGAATTCAAAGGGAGGCTCAGTGATAGATATGGTTGATGTTTAACGTTATTAAAGGGGTAGTTCCCAGtttccatgattttttttttttatataagccGTTAGGGATTTTAGTCCATCCAAAGATTGGTATACCTGAAACATTTATTGTAAAAATTGACCGGGTAATAGTTTAAACAGCTTATggccagtttaaaaaaaaacattttatattatttgaaTGACAATACATACATTTCCTGCAAATTCATGTATTAGCAAGATTGCTTGGTTAATAAAGTGTTTGCTGCCAGTGTTTTGGCAACAGCAAATGTGAGGCAAATGCTTTATGAATGGACTGAAAGCACTTGAACCATCTCATGCATTGAAAACGTATGCAATAGCGATACTGGATCTCTCGTGACTAAACTGTTGGCCAGAGCAATGGGTGTCAGTTTTGACTAGGTGGGAGTTTAGCCCCAGGAAAGCTCATAACCACAGGTGGCCAATCAGTATGGTCAAAAAGGACCTGACCTCTTCTCTCAGCGTGAACAAAGAGAGGCGTTGTGAAAAGCGTCTTCATCTAGATTGATCGTTGGGTGTCCCGACAGGTCCCTTCACACCAGATTAGCCCATTGGGTCCACAGCTCCAGGACATCAACAATATGAGACACAGCTATGTACAATGCATGAAAGGCaggtttttgtcatttatgttTACACCTGAGGGACACCACTGTGGGCCCCCTTTGTTTTCAGGCATTCAGCATTTTAGGCATTCTTCTTTGGATCTCAAAGGTGTGTAAATGTTAAAGACAGCAAGTCCACATGGTGTTAGGCCTGCtctgaaaaagtttttttttctcaaaactgaaaaatatcaGGCAAGTTGGCAAGTCTTCCCAGGCGCAAGGATGTAGTGAATCCATGGAATGATTAGGAGGTACAATGAAATTATTACATGACTCCATCAGCTACACCTGATAATCTTTTGGGTAAGAGGGTTTACAATTGATATTGTTCATGTCCATGCACCAACTCTGATCACTTCTGAGTGGAATGGATGCCAAATGAATGATACACAATTTGTGCCTCCTGCATCTCCCCTCTTGACCAAAATGTTACTGATTAGAGGGCAGTCTAAAATACTTTTGTCATCCAGGGAGCTTTGTGAAAGAGAGGGCAGGTCAAATGTGCCTACATCGAGGTGGTAACGTGTCAACGtccatgtgtctgtctctgtgtgtgtatgtttgcgtGGTGATATTTCATGGAATCAATGTGCAAATGTTGACATGGAGGTTCTGGCTCTCCCTTTCCAATTGAGACCTGTGGTGGCGCCCACCTCTCCACTGCCCTCTGCTGGCTCGTCACGCTTGCGCAGCTTTGTGCTGAGCTGGATGATGCACTGGTCCCAGTCCTCCGGTAACAGCAGCATGAGGAAACCCAGGCAAATGATGAACACAGCAATGAGGCGCACTGTGTTGAAATTGATTTCACATGTGTAGAGGTCCACCACTGTAAAATTAAGAGGATGCATTAGTATgaacacatgaaggaatttgCAAATATTGTGCCAAACCAACAAGAATTGATATGATTACTGTAATATTAAATATGCAAAGTGGAATGTTATTTATTATGGTTAATTTGTTTGTAACAGACAACCTCAAATTCTATACAATGAGAaggaaaccaatttgaaatttaaattatattcatCAAATATAGATGATAGCTTTTGGTGGGATTTTAATGCCAGATTGAAAAAGTTAAGTCTGTGAGGAAAGCCAAGAGACTTACTGGCATTTACAGGGACACTTAGGACAATGCCAATGGAGATTAATGTTGGATATGTTATTGCAATGCCAAAGTTCACCAGGACGTTGAAAGCTGTGGAAAGAAGCACaatcagagcagcagcagacTACAAAATGAGGGTGTGAAACcacaaaacatccaaaatgaTATGCATGGGTTGCATTACAATTGCATTATCAGATTTAGGCACAACATTGCTCCATAAATCTTGCCGTACCAAACTGCAGGCCTGCAACCCCACAGAGGTAGGCCCAGGGGATGTCTCCAAGTGAGCCAATGTACTCCACATGTGAAAAATACAGGATGACCGGAACAAAGCTAAGGAAAACAAAGTTGGCGCTTCCAACAATGCTCAGAAAGAGTGCAGCCTCTCCAAATTTGGCACTGCCCAGGACCATCTTGAAGAGCACCTGAGGACAGACAGGGGGGAAGAGTCATGAATGCAAAATATCTGCCCCCTTAAGGAGCAGATGGATATTGCAGAGGAGTGCACCTGCCAAGTACCTGTCATGTTTCTGGCACAGGGTCGCTGCTGTCTGTTTATCACATTAGAGCAGCACAGACAGCAGGGCAGAGGAGACCAGAGCACTGTCAAAATATAGATATCTGTCTCCTGACCTCCTTGTTCAGGACATTGCAGTCCGAGGTCAGCAACCAACCACTCACATATCACACACTTCTGTCAACTGAGTCTTACGTTTCATAATCTCCTCCTGTCTTTTGCCACCTGGCTACATAAGTAGAAGGCAGCTAGTCCCGGATTTCTTAAATAAGACAAGGCTATTTATacaataatttgaaaaattgtTGATCTATTATgttattgctatttttttttttattctagtGCAAATGAAGGTGTCACTACAAGAGAGATTTATGGAAGGACACAAGCTTagtaatgtttattttatttatttttttacaattgatCTATTGCAAACAAATACCTTGTAGAGGGCTGACATCGAAGCAGAGGCCACGACCAAAGTAATGCCGATGACTGAGTGGCTGTGGAATCCATCAGCATAGGTCATCATAACAATGCCTGCTATGGCCAAGATAGCAGCTACTATCTgtagagaaagcgagagagagagagagagagagagagagagagagagagagagagagaaggaggaacaTCAGCGAATGACGGATGGACTACAGTGTGGTGATAAAGACACCCAAGCCTTTACTGCTGTGTGGGGACACAGCAGGCACACATGGCACATTGTTTTTCACTGCAGAAGCATCATGGGATACGGCTTGTAATGGTGTGATTAAAATGTGGG
This window of the Etheostoma spectabile isolate EspeVRDwgs_2016 chromosome 17, UIUC_Espe_1.0, whole genome shotgun sequence genome carries:
- the LOC116704904 gene encoding 5-hydroxytryptamine receptor; translated protein: MYSCAVNWASSPSYTTFMAALSYLIPAVVILFCYVNIVKVARSHARRIHTLEDSVQRSRNPSFASGDSSHQHCGSLHSPSRLIYHVSGQFVSEVSTEEGNYISPTRPDSATEQNNPPSRRLFSFLFQSTSQPSLQHHNHHGVLRLFLVISAFFLCWTPYIGVALVQATETAISGQSSLVPPSAVTFSYWLVLLNSDINPLLYALLSKRFQGAFQGLRQKIRARLGCAVGRERGFRAEGEECRRSNPCTLTTTHPGPPSSESSTCNASLYSSSIFTVSTDFKHHSEEHLCKVCHHENTFPSCSMWQDAGGEGRVECLQVPSRPQEGNSLPFSALTQERQATFFYGQITVRVEHDVC
- the slc35f3b gene encoding putative thiamine transporter SLC35F3 isoform X2 — protein: MKKHSARVAPLSACNSPVLTLTKVEGEDRIRENVVGTTDAQSAGAAAGAESGSNRRKLHCCIRVTTVQVRKALWGVAMVICVCSSWAGSTQLAKLTFKQFDAPFTLTWFATSWNSLFFPLYYIGHVCKSPERQTPRQRFRECCRFFGDDGLTPKVFLTKIAPFGLLWILTNYLYLQALRKINTTDVSALFCCNKAFVFLLSWIVLRDRFMGVRIVAAILAIAGIVMMTYADGFHSHSVIGITLVVASASMSALYKVLFKMVLGSAKFGEAALFLSIVGSANFVFLSFVPVILYFSHVEYIGSLGDIPWAYLCGVAGLQFAFNVLVNFGIAITYPTLISIGIVLSVPVNAMVDLYTCEINFNTVRLIAVFIICLGFLMLLLPEDWDQCIIQLSTKLRKRDEPAEGSGEVGATTGLNWKGRARTSMSTFAH